The genomic DNA TTGTAGCGCATACTCATATCCTTCCAAAATCGACTCAATCGCCTTGTCGCCATTTCCGTGAATCGCAATTCGGAATCCACGGCTGTGTAAATCGAGTAATTGCTTGTTAAAGGCTTTTTGCTCGTGGATGAGATTACCCGTTAATTGTCCATCACAATAATAAGGCTGTCGTAAAGCTCCAGTTAAACCTTGTATGGAGCCATCCTGGAATAGCTTTGCACTATCTAACTGAATCCGCCCATTTGACTGTTCTTGTATTTCTTGAGCGAGTTGCTCCGCAGAGTAATGACTAAACATGCCACCTCCCTGTAGAAGTGTGTGCATGATCATTAATTGGGAGCGCATCGGGTTGACCTTCGATTTTGCCGCTTTAAAATGGACTTGTAATTCTTTGCCAGGATCATTCAACATGCCGACTGCAGCATCGGTATTCATGGTGATTCCCTGGGAAATATATTCTTGCGCTGCTTTGCCAAGCAGTTCAATCATTTCCGCTTCTGTCTTTTCCGGAATGACCTGAGTGACAGGGCACATCGCCGCATGTTCATATAAAACACCATTCAGGCATCCGTTACTATCCCTACCAAAGCTCCCCTTTGAAGTGTCCTCAATATTTTCCGGAATCATCGCCAATTCTAATGCTTTTGAATTGGCGACAGCTATATGACCAGAAGAATGGCTAATATAGACAGGATGATTCGGTACCGCTTTGTCGAGTTCTTTTCTAGTAGGATGGCGCTGTTCCTGTAGGAGCGTATCATCATAGCCAAAACCTTGTATCCACTGACCTTCAGGAAGCTGTTCAGCTTTGGCACGTATTCTCGTTACTAGATCCTCAATCGTTGTATTGAGTGGTGAGCTGCAATTTACCATGTCCATCATCAGTGCGTAAGACAAAATGTGGTTATGTGTATCGATAAAACCTGGAATCAAGGTAGCGCCTTCTAAGTTGACGATTTTTGTTTGATCTGAAATGTTTACGGTGTTGGTAGGAGGCGTTGGCGTATCC from Sporosarcina sp. FSL K6-1522 includes the following:
- a CDS encoding amidohydrolase gives rise to the protein MDLIITNAVILKLNAQNEKACSLAVKDGRIMEIWDTPTPPTNTVNISDQTKIVNLEGATLIPGFIDTHNHILSYALMMDMVNCSSPLNTTIEDLVTRIRAKAEQLPEGQWIQGFGYDDTLLQEQRHPTRKELDKAVPNHPVYISHSSGHIAVANSKALELAMIPENIEDTSKGSFGRDSNGCLNGVLYEHAAMCPVTQVIPEKTEAEMIELLGKAAQEYISQGITMNTDAAVGMLNDPGKELQVHFKAAKSKVNPMRSQLMIMHTLLQGGGMFSHYSAEQLAQEIQEQSNGRIQLDSAKLFQDGSIQGLTGALRQPYYCDGQLTGNLIHEQKAFNKQLLDLHSRGFRIAIHGNGDKAIESILEGYEYALQNAPRQDHRHRIEHAQTASSEDLRKMKALGVASSFFINHVYYFGDRHERIFLGPERAQRISPVKEAADKGLLFTVHSDCPITPISPLFSIWAIVNRLTIEGRVLGADQRTDVLTALKSMTLYGAQLNFDEEASGSIEVGKRADFAILDKDPTAVDPIHIKDIKVLATFIDGEMVYKRAKSLVTY